The Spirochaeta lutea genomic sequence CTGTGGAGGTTTCTGAAAGCAGGACATATCGACAAAGGGTTGTTCCGTGCGGCCGAAGAAGGTGTCCCTCAAGGAGGGGTGCTATCACCACTTCTGTCCAACATCATGCTCAACGAGTTTGACCAATGGATGGATCGACACTATGTGGGCAAGAAGGCTCGCAAGGATCGGTGGTACTGGAATCGCACAATCACGGAGCAGCGTCCCATCGCACTACGTGAAGGACGAACCTGGATTCCGGCTGTTGCGTACTGCCGGTACGCCGATGACTTTATACTCATCGTCAAAGGCACAAAGGGTGACGCTGAGTCGATCCGCGAGTTGGTTCGGCAGTTCCTCGAGGATGAACTCTCACTGACGCTCAACATGGATAAAACCCATGTCACGCATGTCAACGACGGTTTTGTCTTTCTTGGACACCGGATCATCAGAAAACGTGGGCCACGAGGTACCATGCGCACGGTCACAACCATACCGTGGGAAAAGTATCGAGCGTTTGCGCGTTCGATTGCCGATGAACTCTCGCGAGATTACAGCGAGAACAAGATCGCAATGGTAGAACGCCTGAACAGCCGACTGGCAGGATGGGCAAATTTCTACCGATACACTGATTTCACCGCTACGATCTACGCGAAGCTGGACAGGATCGCGTTCTGGAAACTGGCTCACTGGCTGGCACGGAAGTATAAGACGTCCATCAAGCAATTGATGAAACGGAACGTCCGCAGGCCTAAACCGGGAATGGCAAAGACTTGGGTGCTTTTCGGTCGTAGCCCTAACGATGTCGTATGTGGTGTGTCACTCAGGAGGCTGATAACCAGCCCAAAAGGTCAATTCAGGTGGCGAAACCCAGAAACCAACCCGTACCTACCAAGGACGGAACAACGGAACACCGTCACCTCTCGCTACAGGGATGTTGCGATGG encodes the following:
- the ltrA gene encoding group II intron reverse transcriptase/maturase yields the protein MIISEMQSKLATWSASNPHRRFDRMLRLIAQWEWLHEAARITLSSKGTHTAGTDGVHKAEIERNLDQYLEEIRHDLLAGDYEPQPARRVYIPKPNGKQRPLGIPTLRDRIVQRAMLMAMKPIWESDFHRLSYGFRPERSVHHAIRTVQLLLQDGTHEAGRWVIEGDLSSYFDTVHHKKLMRCVRGRIRDQRFTALLWRFLKAGHIDKGLFRAAEEGVPQGGVLSPLLSNIMLNEFDQWMDRHYVGKKARKDRWYWNRTITEQRPIALREGRTWIPAVAYCRYADDFILIVKGTKGDAESIRELVRQFLEDELSLTLNMDKTHVTHVNDGFVFLGHRIIRKRGPRGTMRTVTTIPWEKYRAFARSIADELSRDYSENKIAMVERLNSRLAGWANFYRYTDFTATIYAKLDRIAFWKLAHWLARKYKTSIKQLMKRNVRRPKPGMAKTWVLFGRSPNDVVCGVSLRRLITSPKGQFRWRNPETNPYLPRTEQRNTVTSRYRDVAMAMSHA